The Flavobacteriales bacterium genome contains the following window.
CGCCACCAAGGCGTTGCAATCGAAACCGAACAGCAGCATCAGCATCGGTTTCCATCTGTTGAAGGAAGGAAAGCTCGATGCCTTCGCCAGCACGGGCAACACCGGAGCGATGCTGGTGGCTTCGGTCTTCAGCGTGAAGCCGATCCCCGGGGTCATTCGCCCTTGCATACCCAGCGTGGTGCCCAAGGAGAACGGCAACTACGGCATCCTCTTGGACGTGGGTGCGAACGCCGATTGCAAACCCGACGTTCTTATGCAGTTCGGTCTGCTGGGCAGCCTGCTCGCCGAGCACGTGTACCACATCAAGACGCCGAAAGTGGGCCTGCTCAACATCGGCGAGGAGGACAAGAAGGGCAATGCCGTGGCGCTTGCGGCTTACGGCCTTATGAAGGAACAGTCCCAGTTCAACTTCATCGGCAACGTGGAGGGGCGTGACCTGTTCAACGACAAAGCGGACGTGATCGTCACCGACGGCTTCACCGGCAACATCGTGCTCAAGGCCGTGGAAGCCTTCCACGACCTGCTGGAGCAGCGTGGTGTGCACGAGCCCTTCTTCGACCGTTTCAATTACGAGAACTATGGAGGGCTGCCCGTGCTGGGGGTCAACGGCAACGTCATCATCGGCCACGGCATCAGCAACGACACCACCATCAAGAACATGGTGCTCTTCACCCGCGAAGTCGTGGAGAGCAAACTGAACGACCGCATCCGCGAAGCGTTCCTATGAGCA
Protein-coding sequences here:
- the plsX gene encoding phosphate acyltransferase PlsX; amino-acid sequence: MRIGLDIMGSDHGPAVVVNAAVMAQRELPTDVRLVLIGSAQAIAQELSKLGADGSAFDIVPSENDITMHDSATKALQSKPNSSISIGFHLLKEGKLDAFASTGNTGAMLVASVFSVKPIPGVIRPCIPSVVPKENGNYGILLDVGANADCKPDVLMQFGLLGSLLAEHVYHIKTPKVGLLNIGEEDKKGNAVALAAYGLMKEQSQFNFIGNVEGRDLFNDKADVIVTDGFTGNIVLKAVEAFHDLLEQRGVHEPFFDRFNYENYGGLPVLGVNGNVIIGHGISNDTTIKNMVLFTREVVESKLNDRIREAFL